Proteins co-encoded in one Nicotiana sylvestris chromosome 7, ASM39365v2, whole genome shotgun sequence genomic window:
- the LOC104222838 gene encoding KH domain-containing protein At3g08620-like isoform X2, with protein sequence MLIELLAERQKLGPFTQVLPICSRLLNQEILRVSGMIPNQGLSDYDRLQRGSPSPMASFDMMQDIGGKPLGGWTGNGWNTPQEQRLGGPQGMPIDWQVAPGSPSSFVVKRILRLDIPVERYPNFNFVGRLLGPRGNSLKRVEASTGCRVFIRGKGSIKDPDKEESLRGRPGYEHLNEPLHVLLEAELPINIVDTQLKQAREIIEELLKPVDESQDLYKRHQLRELALLNNNFREESPQPRGSLSPFSSSGMKRAKTGW encoded by the exons ATGTTGATAG AGCTGTTAGCAGAAAGGCAGAAGCTTGGACCCTTTACTCAAGTCCTTCCTATATGTAGCCGACTCTTGAATCAAg AAATATTAAGAGTTTCTGGAATGATCCCCAATCAAGGACTTAGTGACTATGACAGACTACAGCGCGGCAGCCCTAGTCCTATGGCTTCCTTTGACATGATGCAAGATATTGGAGGAAAACCCTTAGGTGGCTGGACTGGGAATGGATGGAACACTCCTCAAGAG CAAAGATTAGGTGGACCGCAGGGAATGCCCATCGACTGGCAAGTAGCGCCAGGAAGTCCAAGTTCATTTGTTGTGAAGAGGATTTTACGGTTAGATATACCCGTTGAAAGATATCCGAAT TTCAACTTTGTCGGACGGCTTTTGGGACCTAGAGGCAATTCCCTGAAACGGGTGGAAGCTTCTACTGGATGTCGTGTATTTATAAGAGGAAAGGGTTCAATTAAAGACCCTGACAAG GAGGAGAGTCTAAGGGGGCGACCAGGTTATGAACACCTCAATGAGCCGCTGCATGTTTTACTTGAGGCAGAGTTACCCATCAATATCGTTGATACACAATTGAAACAAGCAAGGGAAATTATTGAAGAACTACTAAAACCTGTG GACGAGTCGCAGGACTTATATAAAAGGCACCAACTTAGAGAACTTGCTTTGCTGAATAACAATTTCAGAGAAGAGAGTCCCCAACCAAGGGGTAGTCTATCTCCTTTTAGTTCAAGTGGGATGAAGCGAGCGAAAACTGGCTGGTGA
- the LOC104222838 gene encoding KH domain-containing protein At3g08620-like isoform X1, with translation MSNLYNQKLNFSPARAVSPHIRSNLDVDSQYLTELLAERQKLGPFTQVLPICSRLLNQEILRVSGMIPNQGLSDYDRLQRGSPSPMASFDMMQDIGGKPLGGWTGNGWNTPQEQRLGGPQGMPIDWQVAPGSPSSFVVKRILRLDIPVERYPNFNFVGRLLGPRGNSLKRVEASTGCRVFIRGKGSIKDPDKEESLRGRPGYEHLNEPLHVLLEAELPINIVDTQLKQAREIIEELLKPVDESQDLYKRHQLRELALLNNNFREESPQPRGSLSPFSSSGMKRAKTGW, from the exons ATGTCAAATTTGTACAATCAGAAGTTGAATTTCTCACCTGCAAGAGCTGTTTCTCCTCATATAAGGAGCAACCTAGATGTTGATAG TCAGTACTTGACAGAGCTGTTAGCAGAAAGGCAGAAGCTTGGACCCTTTACTCAAGTCCTTCCTATATGTAGCCGACTCTTGAATCAAg AAATATTAAGAGTTTCTGGAATGATCCCCAATCAAGGACTTAGTGACTATGACAGACTACAGCGCGGCAGCCCTAGTCCTATGGCTTCCTTTGACATGATGCAAGATATTGGAGGAAAACCCTTAGGTGGCTGGACTGGGAATGGATGGAACACTCCTCAAGAG CAAAGATTAGGTGGACCGCAGGGAATGCCCATCGACTGGCAAGTAGCGCCAGGAAGTCCAAGTTCATTTGTTGTGAAGAGGATTTTACGGTTAGATATACCCGTTGAAAGATATCCGAAT TTCAACTTTGTCGGACGGCTTTTGGGACCTAGAGGCAATTCCCTGAAACGGGTGGAAGCTTCTACTGGATGTCGTGTATTTATAAGAGGAAAGGGTTCAATTAAAGACCCTGACAAG GAGGAGAGTCTAAGGGGGCGACCAGGTTATGAACACCTCAATGAGCCGCTGCATGTTTTACTTGAGGCAGAGTTACCCATCAATATCGTTGATACACAATTGAAACAAGCAAGGGAAATTATTGAAGAACTACTAAAACCTGTG GACGAGTCGCAGGACTTATATAAAAGGCACCAACTTAGAGAACTTGCTTTGCTGAATAACAATTTCAGAGAAGAGAGTCCCCAACCAAGGGGTAGTCTATCTCCTTTTAGTTCAAGTGGGATGAAGCGAGCGAAAACTGGCTGGTGA
- the LOC104222837 gene encoding uncharacterized protein has protein sequence MSYFVVGPNNLKLRTTTHNLRLTFTQKTFVEEITDPSFHMNIFNLRPFDQLTNQHNVDETELFDVVGQVVTYEDVKTYKQGDDKSVFINFVLEDDQRNRILATLWSELVDQIQHHLNESTDEPLIVVFQHMKAQKFRVCSCWYQTKIWINPTMPQSTEFKSRFLAVHQSNFERITQTSSQQSYSVRDELDKGIVLFKTIRNLVQCTQDCSYWIAEKLVNLELDRGWSYLACNKCTRKVDKVGTTYFCKKCKKKHVLLLTGKASSSCYGWNRFYLIIVLESRCYATYREVRKRT, from the exons ATGAGCTACTTTGTTGTCGGACCAAATAATTTGAAGTTGAGGACTACGACACACAACCTGAGGCTGACATTTACACAAAAGACATTTGTTGAGGAAATAACTGATCCTTCATTTCATATGAACATCTTTAACTTGCGTCCTTTTGACCAACTAACAAATCAACATAATGTCGATGAGACAGAATTATTCG ATGTTGTTGGCCAGGTTGTGACCTATGAAGATGTTAAGACCTACAAACAAGGAGACGACAAAAGTGTCTTTATTAATTTTGTACTCGAGGATGATCA GAGGAACAGGATTTTGGCAACCTTATGGAGTGAACTTGTGGATCAAATTCAACATCACTTGAATGAATCTACTGATGAACCTTTGATTGTTGTTTTCCAACATATGAAAGCTCAAAAATTTCGAG TGTGTAGCTGTTGGTATCAGACAAAGATATGGATTAATCCTACGATGCCGCAATCAACTGAGTTTAAATCCAG GTTTCTGGCAGTACATCAATCAAACTTTGAGCGGATCACTCAGACAAGTTCACAGCAAAGTTACTCTGTTAGAGATGAGTTAGACAAAGGAATTGTATTGTTTAAAACTATTAGGAATTTAGTTCAGTGTACGCAG GACTGTAGCTATTGGATTGCGGAAAAATTGGTGAATTTGGAACTTGACCGGGGATGGTCATACTTGGCATGCAACAAGTGTACTAGAAAGGTTGACAAAGTTGGTACTACATACTTTTGTAAGAAATGCAAGAAGAAGCATGTTCTATTACTCACAG GTAAGGCTTCAAGTTCGTGTTATGGATGGAACCGCTTTTATCTCATTATTGTTTTGGAATCGCGATGCTATGCAACTTATAGGGAAGTCCGCAAAAGAACTTAA